One window of the Bacillota bacterium genome contains the following:
- the speB gene encoding agmatinase, with the protein MHQFIEKSLGFMGSREKYEDADIVLVGVPMDFTVSFRPGTRMGPQQVRTVSIGIEEYSVYLDRDLADCRYYDAGDIVLPFGNVTESLNRIQEVTSHLLSHGKKPIFIGGEHLVTYPIVKAVAAKVPDLTIIHFDAHADLRENYLDEVYSHATVMRRVCETVGAQNVYQFGVRSGTKEEFAYAKENTHLFVDQVLEPLEQLLPTFKGRPVYITLDIDVVDPAYAPGTGTPEPGGCSTRDIIKAIHLLGQLEVVGFDLVEVSPVYDTNDQTALLAAKLIREAILALW; encoded by the coding sequence TTGCATCAGTTTATCGAAAAAAGCTTGGGCTTTATGGGCAGCCGGGAGAAATACGAGGATGCGGACATCGTCCTTGTCGGGGTGCCGATGGATTTTACCGTTAGCTTTCGTCCGGGAACCAGGATGGGACCCCAGCAGGTACGCACAGTATCAATCGGGATTGAAGAATACAGTGTTTATCTTGACCGTGACTTGGCTGACTGCCGGTACTACGATGCCGGGGATATTGTCTTACCATTTGGTAATGTAACGGAGAGCCTTAACCGTATTCAAGAGGTGACAAGTCATCTTCTGTCTCACGGAAAAAAGCCAATTTTTATCGGCGGTGAGCATCTGGTTACTTATCCGATCGTTAAAGCGGTGGCTGCGAAGGTTCCTGATCTCACGATTATTCATTTTGACGCCCATGCCGATTTGCGGGAAAACTACCTGGATGAGGTCTACTCGCACGCGACCGTCATGCGTCGGGTTTGTGAAACCGTGGGCGCGCAGAATGTTTATCAGTTCGGTGTCCGCTCCGGGACAAAAGAGGAGTTTGCTTACGCCAAGGAGAACACCCACCTATTTGTCGATCAGGTGCTGGAGCCCCTGGAACAATTGTTGCCAACCTTCAAGGGGCGGCCGGTGTATATCACGCTGGACATCGACGTGGTTGACCCTGCTTATGCGCCAGGTACCGGTACGCCAGAGCCTGGTGGCTGCAGTACCCGCGACATTATCAAGGCGATTCACCTGCTGGGACAGCTTGAAGTGGTGGGATTTGACCTGGTGGAAGTCAGTCCGGTTTACGACACTAACGACCAGACGGCCCTTTTGGCCGCCAAGCTGATCCGGGAGGCAATACTTGCACTCTGGTAG
- a CDS encoding type II toxin-antitoxin system HicB family antitoxin, whose amino-acid sequence MSSHRFLVIIEQDEDGKYIASVPSLPGCHTQADNLAELEKRVHEAIMLYLVEKSDFIPAPEKFIGIHQVEVHP is encoded by the coding sequence ATGTCTTCTCACCGCTTTCTGGTTATCATTGAACAGGACGAAGACGGCAAGTACATTGCTTCTGTACCCTCTCTTCCCGGTTGCCATACTCAGGCAGATAATTTAGCCGAACTGGAAAAACGGGTTCATGAAGCGATCATGCTTTACCTTGTTGAAAAAAGCGATTTTATCCCTGCGCCAGAGAAATTTATAGGTATTCACCAGGTTGAGGTACATCCATGA